A genome region from Nitrospira sp. includes the following:
- a CDS encoding type II toxin-antitoxin system Phd/YefM family antitoxin has product MTKTMSLKQARSRFSSLVDNADRLSERVIVTKNGTPKAVVMGAEEFESWVETLELLSNPKAVKALEQGQKEAKAGKLRSFKDVFDEKQ; this is encoded by the coding sequence ATGACAAAAACCATGTCGCTCAAGCAGGCCCGGTCCCGATTTTCCTCCTTGGTGGACAATGCCGATCGTTTGTCCGAGCGGGTCATCGTGACAAAAAATGGAACCCCTAAAGCGGTGGTGATGGGGGCGGAAGAATTTGAAAGCTGGGTTGAAACGTTGGAGCTGCTCTCAAATCCCAAAGCGGTCAAGGCTCTTGAGCAGGGACAGAAAGAAGCCAAAGCAGGAAAACTTCGGTCGTTCAAGGACGTGTTCGACGAAAAGCAGTGA
- a CDS encoding type II toxin-antitoxin system RelE/ParE family toxin, whose translation MRQARLTPQAIKDVVSFDAGTRNKIKDAIRHLANHPLEGKPIKGKFQKEKVWSYRVWPYRILYRKTGSE comes from the coding sequence GTGAGACAAGCGAGACTCACCCCACAAGCTATTAAGGATGTGGTCTCCTTCGACGCCGGAACCCGCAACAAAATCAAAGACGCCATCCGCCACCTCGCAAACCATCCCCTCGAAGGCAAACCGATCAAAGGGAAATTTCAGAAAGAAAAGGTCTGGTCCTACCGAGTCTGGCCCTATCGAATCCTTTACCGGAAGACCGGCAGCGAGTGA